From a region of the Danio aesculapii chromosome 4, fDanAes4.1, whole genome shotgun sequence genome:
- the LOC130222968 gene encoding uncharacterized protein LOC130222968 produces the protein MVELLTLDVDPATSAAKMEKDGVGVEVEISFSKASKISKSQKEMQLLKEQPINCTNSDKKEKVKQRKKKSKIASFIRAALKWFCFSPSNEPFSLSSSEGK, from the exons ATGGTTGAGCTTCTTACACTGGATGTTGACCCCGCAACATCGGCTGCCAAAATGGAGAAGGACGGAGTTGGAGTGGAGGTTGAGATCTCTTTCTCCAAAGCCAGCAAGATCTCCAAGAGCCAGAAAGAAATGCAGCTGCTCAAAGAACAGCCTATAAACTGCACTAATA GCGACAAGAAGGAGAAAgtgaaacaaagaaaaaagaagagcAAGATTGCTTCTTTTATCAGAGCCGCTTTAAAGTGGTTTTGCTTCTCTCCCAGCAATGAGCCATTCAGTCTTTCATCCTCTGAAGGTAAATGA